Proteins encoded together in one Cicer arietinum cultivar CDC Frontier isolate Library 1 chromosome 4, Cicar.CDCFrontier_v2.0, whole genome shotgun sequence window:
- the LOC101511976 gene encoding uncharacterized protein isoform X2 yields the protein MDAASQLVYRGIDPLLCSSYSNRNNNLPLRRRSNRVFAVATDPKPAPVTTVNGSSSRSPPIKPANGVSQRIGDVSKEIKRVRAQMEEDEQLATLMRGLRGQNLKDSLFAEDDVQLRLVEVKESSEFLPLVYEPASITAYWGKRPRAVATRIVQLLSVAGGFLSRVAWDVVNNKVKENEVARAIEIREIVTSLGPAYIKLGQALSIRPDILSPAAMTELQKLCDKVPSYADDVAMALIEEELGQPWQNVYSELSPSPIAAASLGQVYKGRLKENGDLVAVKVQRPFVLETVTIDLFIIRNLGLALRKFPQVVIPRTYTKYTSRRVLTTEWIDGEKLSQSKESNVGELVNVGVICYLKQLLDTGFFHADPHPGNMIRTPDGKLAILDFGLVTKLTDDQKYGMIEAISHLIHRDYPAIVKDFVKLDFISDGVNLEPILPVLAKVFDQALEGGGAKNINFQELASDLAQITFDYPFKIPPYFALIIRAIGVLEGIALVGNPDFAIVDEAYPYIAQRLLTDESPRLRSALRYTIYGKSGVFDAERFIDVMQAFESFITAAKSGGGEDLKGNMAELGIITNRSEYLLPGFQSVIPQQQQQVQTRAALAFLLSEKGSFFREFLLDEIVKGIDAVTREQLVRVMSLLGVQNASPIFSMVPTIGPFKPAALIPTITEEDKVILNNVQKVLEFLTAGSSLSSTSSQALNVPQIIQELLPVLPGISAKVLPDIFSRLSSRVFARLIRDAFL from the exons ATGGACGCAGCATCGCAGCTTGTCTACCGTGGAATCGATCCCTTACTTTGTTCCTCTTATTCCAACCGCAACAACAACCTCCCTCTCCGTCGCCGTTCAAACCGTGTTTTCGCTGTAGCAACCGATCCCAAACCTGCTCCAGTGACAACCGTCAACGGTTCGTCGTCGAGGTCTCCGCCTATCAAACCTGCCAACGGTGTCTCCCAG aGAATTGGTGATGTTTCGAAGGAAATTAAAAGAGTGAGGGCGCAAATGGAAGAAGACGAACAATTAGCAACTCTCATGAGAGGACTTCGAGGTCAGAATTTGAAGGATTCGCTCTTTGCTGAGGATGATGTTCAGCTACGTCTTGTTGAG GTAAAAGAAAGTAGTGAGTTTTTACCATTGGTATATGAACCAGCTAGCATTACTGCATATTGGGGAAAACGTCCTCGTGCAGTTGCAACTCGCATTGTGCAGTTATTATCTGTTGCTGGAGGTTTTCTTTCACGTGTTGCCTGGGATGTGGTCAACAACAAAGTTAAGGAG AATGAAGTTGCAAGGGCTATTGAAATACGTGAAATTGTGACATCTCTTGGTCCAGCGTACATAAAACTTGGGCAAGCATTGAGCATCCGACCTGATATACTGTCACCTGCAGCAATGACAGAGCTGCAAAAGCTCTGTGATAAA GTTCCTTCATATGCAGATGATGTCGCTATGGCTCTAATTGAAGAGGAGCTTGGTCAGCCATGGCAAAATGTCTATTCTGAATTGTCACCCTCTCCCATTGCTGCTG CATCTCTTGGACAGGTATATAAGGGCCGGCTCAAGGAAAATGGAGATTTGGTTGCTGTTAAAGTGCAAAGACCTTTTGTTCTCGAGACAGTTACCATTGATTTATTCATTATCAGGAACCTGGGTTTGGCTCTTCGAAAGTTTCCGCAG GTTGTCATACCAAGGACTTACACTAAGTATACATCAAGGAGGGTTCTTACAACAGAATGGATTGATGGAGAAAAGTTGTCACAGAGCAAAGAAAGTAATGTTGGAGAACTGGTTAATGTTGGAGTCATCTGCTACCTAAAACAg CTGCTCGATACTGGGTTTTTTCATGCTGATCCACACCCGGGGAATATGATCCGCACTCCTGATGGAAAACTTGCAATTCTTGACTTTG GGCTTGTTACAAAATTGACTGATGATCAAAAGTATGGAATGATTGAAGCAATTTCTCATCTCATCCATCGGGATTATCCAGCCATAGTGAAAGACTTTGTGAAACTTGATTTCATTTCAGATGGAGTCAATTTAGAGCCTATCTTGCCAGTGCTTGCCAAGGTCTTTGACCAGGCTTTAGAAGGTGGAGGGGCAAAAAACATCAATTTTCAGGAGCTGGCATCAGATTTAGCTCAAATTACCTTTGATTATCCTTTTAAGATACCGCCATACTTTGCCCTTATAATTAGGGCTATTGGGGTTCTGGAAGGGATAGCTTTAGTAGGAAATCCAGATTTTGCTATTGTTGATGAAGCCTATCCATATATTGCACAG AGGCTCCTGACGGATGAATCCCCTCGGCTAAGGAGTGCTCTACGTTATACCATATATGGGAAATCTGGAGTTTTTGATGCTGAAAGATTTATTGATGTCATGCAAGCCTTCGAGAGTTTTATTACAGCTGCCAAAAGTGGTGGTGGAGAGGATCTGAAAGGGAATATGGCTGAGCTTGGGATTATTACTAATCGGTCAGAATATCTCTTGCCGGGATTCCAGTCAGTGATACCTCAACAACAGCAACAAGTGCAAACAAGGGCAGCCCTAGCATTTTTGCTGTCTGAGAAGGGGAGTTTTTTCCGAGAATTTCTTTTGGATGAG ATTGTTAAGGGCATTGATGCAGTAACAAGGGAACAACTGGTAAGAGTAATGTCCTTACTTGGAGTTCAGAATGCAAGCCCTATTTTCAGTATGGTGCCTACTATTGGACCCTTTAAGCCCGCCGCTCTCATTCCCACCATAACTGAAGAAGATAAAGTCATACTGAACAATGTCCAGAAAGTGCTGGAATTCTTGACTGCAGGAAGTTCTCTGTCAAGCACATCTAGTCAG GCACTCAATGTTCCTCAGATTATCCAAGAACTTCTCCCAGTGTTGCCGGGCATCTCTGCTAAAGTGCTTCCTGATATTTTTAGCAGATTATCTTCTCGGGTATTCGCACGATTAATACGGGATGCATTTTTGTGA
- the LOC101511976 gene encoding uncharacterized protein isoform X1 has protein sequence MDAASQLVYRGIDPLLCSSYSNRNNNLPLRRRSNRVFAVATDPKPAPVTTVNGSSSRSPPIKPANGVSQRIGDVSKEIKRVRAQMEEDEQLATLMRGLRGQNLKDSLFAEDDVQLRLVEVKESSEFLPLVYEPASITAYWGKRPRAVATRIVQLLSVAGGFLSRVAWDVVNNKVKENEVARAIEIREIVTSLGPAYIKLGQALSIRPDILSPAAMTELQKLCDKVPSYADDVAMALIEEELGQPWQNVYSELSPSPIAAASLGQVYKGRLKENGDLVAVKVQRPFVLETVTIDLFIIRNLGLALRKFPQISIDVVGLVDEWAARFFEELDYVNEGENGNRFAEMMRKDLPQVVIPRTYTKYTSRRVLTTEWIDGEKLSQSKESNVGELVNVGVICYLKQLLDTGFFHADPHPGNMIRTPDGKLAILDFGLVTKLTDDQKYGMIEAISHLIHRDYPAIVKDFVKLDFISDGVNLEPILPVLAKVFDQALEGGGAKNINFQELASDLAQITFDYPFKIPPYFALIIRAIGVLEGIALVGNPDFAIVDEAYPYIAQRLLTDESPRLRSALRYTIYGKSGVFDAERFIDVMQAFESFITAAKSGGGEDLKGNMAELGIITNRSEYLLPGFQSVIPQQQQQVQTRAALAFLLSEKGSFFREFLLDEIVKGIDAVTREQLVRVMSLLGVQNASPIFSMVPTIGPFKPAALIPTITEEDKVILNNVQKVLEFLTAGSSLSSTSSQALNVPQIIQELLPVLPGISAKVLPDIFSRLSSRVFARLIRDAFL, from the exons ATGGACGCAGCATCGCAGCTTGTCTACCGTGGAATCGATCCCTTACTTTGTTCCTCTTATTCCAACCGCAACAACAACCTCCCTCTCCGTCGCCGTTCAAACCGTGTTTTCGCTGTAGCAACCGATCCCAAACCTGCTCCAGTGACAACCGTCAACGGTTCGTCGTCGAGGTCTCCGCCTATCAAACCTGCCAACGGTGTCTCCCAG aGAATTGGTGATGTTTCGAAGGAAATTAAAAGAGTGAGGGCGCAAATGGAAGAAGACGAACAATTAGCAACTCTCATGAGAGGACTTCGAGGTCAGAATTTGAAGGATTCGCTCTTTGCTGAGGATGATGTTCAGCTACGTCTTGTTGAG GTAAAAGAAAGTAGTGAGTTTTTACCATTGGTATATGAACCAGCTAGCATTACTGCATATTGGGGAAAACGTCCTCGTGCAGTTGCAACTCGCATTGTGCAGTTATTATCTGTTGCTGGAGGTTTTCTTTCACGTGTTGCCTGGGATGTGGTCAACAACAAAGTTAAGGAG AATGAAGTTGCAAGGGCTATTGAAATACGTGAAATTGTGACATCTCTTGGTCCAGCGTACATAAAACTTGGGCAAGCATTGAGCATCCGACCTGATATACTGTCACCTGCAGCAATGACAGAGCTGCAAAAGCTCTGTGATAAA GTTCCTTCATATGCAGATGATGTCGCTATGGCTCTAATTGAAGAGGAGCTTGGTCAGCCATGGCAAAATGTCTATTCTGAATTGTCACCCTCTCCCATTGCTGCTG CATCTCTTGGACAGGTATATAAGGGCCGGCTCAAGGAAAATGGAGATTTGGTTGCTGTTAAAGTGCAAAGACCTTTTGTTCTCGAGACAGTTACCATTGATTTATTCATTATCAGGAACCTGGGTTTGGCTCTTCGAAAGTTTCCGCAG ATCTCCATCGATGTGGTTGGGTTGGTTGATGAGTGGGCTGCTAGATTTTTTGAGGAGTTAGACTATGTGAATGAAGGTGAAAATGGAAACCGTTTTGCTGAAATGATGAGGAAAGACTTGCCACAA GTTGTCATACCAAGGACTTACACTAAGTATACATCAAGGAGGGTTCTTACAACAGAATGGATTGATGGAGAAAAGTTGTCACAGAGCAAAGAAAGTAATGTTGGAGAACTGGTTAATGTTGGAGTCATCTGCTACCTAAAACAg CTGCTCGATACTGGGTTTTTTCATGCTGATCCACACCCGGGGAATATGATCCGCACTCCTGATGGAAAACTTGCAATTCTTGACTTTG GGCTTGTTACAAAATTGACTGATGATCAAAAGTATGGAATGATTGAAGCAATTTCTCATCTCATCCATCGGGATTATCCAGCCATAGTGAAAGACTTTGTGAAACTTGATTTCATTTCAGATGGAGTCAATTTAGAGCCTATCTTGCCAGTGCTTGCCAAGGTCTTTGACCAGGCTTTAGAAGGTGGAGGGGCAAAAAACATCAATTTTCAGGAGCTGGCATCAGATTTAGCTCAAATTACCTTTGATTATCCTTTTAAGATACCGCCATACTTTGCCCTTATAATTAGGGCTATTGGGGTTCTGGAAGGGATAGCTTTAGTAGGAAATCCAGATTTTGCTATTGTTGATGAAGCCTATCCATATATTGCACAG AGGCTCCTGACGGATGAATCCCCTCGGCTAAGGAGTGCTCTACGTTATACCATATATGGGAAATCTGGAGTTTTTGATGCTGAAAGATTTATTGATGTCATGCAAGCCTTCGAGAGTTTTATTACAGCTGCCAAAAGTGGTGGTGGAGAGGATCTGAAAGGGAATATGGCTGAGCTTGGGATTATTACTAATCGGTCAGAATATCTCTTGCCGGGATTCCAGTCAGTGATACCTCAACAACAGCAACAAGTGCAAACAAGGGCAGCCCTAGCATTTTTGCTGTCTGAGAAGGGGAGTTTTTTCCGAGAATTTCTTTTGGATGAG ATTGTTAAGGGCATTGATGCAGTAACAAGGGAACAACTGGTAAGAGTAATGTCCTTACTTGGAGTTCAGAATGCAAGCCCTATTTTCAGTATGGTGCCTACTATTGGACCCTTTAAGCCCGCCGCTCTCATTCCCACCATAACTGAAGAAGATAAAGTCATACTGAACAATGTCCAGAAAGTGCTGGAATTCTTGACTGCAGGAAGTTCTCTGTCAAGCACATCTAGTCAG GCACTCAATGTTCCTCAGATTATCCAAGAACTTCTCCCAGTGTTGCCGGGCATCTCTGCTAAAGTGCTTCCTGATATTTTTAGCAGATTATCTTCTCGGGTATTCGCACGATTAATACGGGATGCATTTTTGTGA